The Paenibacillus tianjinensis genome has a window encoding:
- the thrS gene encoding threonine--tRNA ligase yields MEINVTLPDGNVKKYSHNTEISAIAESISPSLKKNAVAGKINGKLVDLHYPVTQDSRVEIVLLDSQEGQDIHRHSTAHLMAQAIKRIYGGKNVKLGIGPVIEDGFYYDIDIEQPLSSEDLAAIEQEMQRIINENLPIVRREVSREDAEALFEDLEEPLKLELIRDLPEKAVISIYDQGEFSDLCRGPHLASTGQIKVFKLMSVAGAYWRGDSNNKMLQRIYGVSFLKKAQLEEHLHMLEEAKKRDHRKLGKELELFMFSEESPGMPFYLPKGMIIRTELEDFSRGIQRERAYSEVRTPLMMNNRLWEQSGHYDHYKDDMYFTHVDEAKFALKPMNCPGHMLIFKNSRHSYRELPIRLAEFGQVHRNESSGSLNGMMRVRTFCQDDAHLFVLPEQIEAEIGQVLDLIDHIYNVFGFEYKVELSTRPADYMGEESLWDQAEAALELVLQNRGIPYRINPGDGAFYGPKIDFHILDALKRSWQCGTVQLDFQMPEKFDLTYIGEDGQKHRPVVIHRAVYGSIDRFIGILTEHFSGAFPVWLSPVQAKLLPVSGNHADYAFQVKQALAAAGIRVEVDDRNEKLGLKIREAQLEKVPYMLVLGDNEQKSATVSVRKRAGGDAGAMSIEEIVRQISAEIADRS; encoded by the coding sequence ATGGAGATTAATGTAACACTACCGGATGGAAACGTTAAGAAGTATTCGCATAACACCGAAATAAGTGCAATTGCCGAATCCATAAGCCCAAGTCTGAAGAAAAATGCGGTTGCAGGTAAAATAAACGGTAAGCTCGTGGACCTTCATTATCCGGTTACGCAGGACAGCCGGGTTGAAATTGTGCTCCTGGATAGCCAAGAGGGCCAGGACATTCACAGACACAGCACAGCTCATCTGATGGCTCAGGCCATTAAACGCATATATGGCGGTAAAAATGTGAAGCTGGGTATCGGTCCTGTCATTGAAGACGGGTTCTACTACGATATAGATATTGAGCAGCCGTTGTCGAGCGAGGATCTGGCGGCAATTGAACAGGAAATGCAACGGATCATTAATGAGAATCTGCCGATTGTCCGCCGGGAGGTCAGCCGGGAAGACGCAGAAGCCCTGTTCGAAGACCTTGAAGAGCCGCTTAAGCTGGAACTGATCCGCGATTTGCCTGAAAAAGCTGTTATCAGTATTTACGATCAGGGGGAATTTTCGGATCTGTGCCGGGGGCCGCATCTGGCTTCAACTGGCCAAATTAAAGTATTCAAGCTTATGAGTGTTGCCGGAGCCTATTGGCGCGGAGATTCAAACAACAAGATGCTTCAGCGGATTTACGGCGTCTCGTTCCTGAAAAAAGCGCAGCTAGAAGAGCATTTGCATATGCTCGAAGAAGCGAAGAAACGTGATCACCGTAAGCTGGGTAAGGAACTGGAGCTGTTCATGTTCTCCGAAGAATCGCCGGGAATGCCGTTCTATCTGCCAAAAGGAATGATCATCCGCACAGAGCTGGAGGATTTCAGCCGCGGAATCCAGCGGGAACGGGCTTACAGTGAAGTCCGCACTCCGCTGATGATGAATAACCGGCTGTGGGAGCAGTCCGGGCACTATGATCATTACAAGGATGATATGTATTTCACACATGTGGATGAGGCGAAATTCGCGCTGAAGCCAATGAACTGTCCGGGGCATATGCTGATCTTCAAAAACAGCCGGCATTCCTACCGCGAGCTGCCGATCCGCCTTGCCGAATTCGGGCAGGTGCACCGCAATGAATCTTCCGGGTCATTGAACGGGATGATGCGTGTCCGTACTTTTTGCCAGGATGATGCCCATTTGTTCGTCCTGCCGGAACAGATTGAAGCTGAAATCGGTCAGGTGCTGGATCTGATCGACCATATCTACAATGTGTTTGGCTTCGAATACAAGGTGGAGTTATCTACTCGTCCGGCGGATTATATGGGAGAAGAATCTCTTTGGGACCAGGCGGAGGCAGCACTGGAGCTGGTGCTTCAGAACCGCGGCATCCCTTACCGGATTAACCCCGGAGACGGCGCGTTTTACGGGCCGAAGATCGATTTTCACATTCTGGATGCACTCAAGAGAAGCTGGCAGTGCGGAACAGTGCAGCTGGATTTCCAGATGCCTGAGAAATTTGACCTGACTTACATCGGCGAAGACGGCCAGAAACATCGGCCAGTTGTCATTCACCGTGCGGTGTACGGTTCGATTGACCGGTTCATCGGGATTCTCACTGAACATTTCAGCGGCGCTTTTCCGGTGTGGCTGTCTCCGGTGCAGGCCAAGCTGCTGCCCGTCTCCGGGAATCATGCAGATTATGCCTTTCAAGTGAAACAGGCACTCGCTGCTGCCGGAATCCGGGTTGAGGTGGATGACCGTAACGAGAAGCTTGGCTTGAAGATCCGCGAAGCCCAGCTTGAAAAGGTGCCATATATGCTCGTTCTAGGCGATAATGAGCAGAAATCTGCTACAGTTTCCGTGAGAAAACGTGCTGGGGGCGATGCCGGAGCAATGAGTATTGAAGAGATTGTCCGGCAGATCTCTGCTGAGATTGCTGATAGAAGCTAA
- a CDS encoding GNAT family N-acetyltransferase, with the protein MISDNIRQLNGTFIKMVPLEAAHKAELTAILNNPRIWEFTWRKISSAGEVEQLIETALAGKEKGQDLPFVMIDLSTGRIAGTSRIMHIDRTHRNAEIGCTWISPDYWRTPVNTEAKSLLLQYCFEHLELIRVNFTIVGDNLRSQKAIERIGAVKEGVLRKHRITSGGAVLDNVLYSIIDEDWPAVKANLHYLLHEKYK; encoded by the coding sequence GTGATCTCGGACAACATCAGGCAACTAAACGGCACTTTTATTAAAATGGTTCCTCTGGAAGCAGCACATAAGGCAGAACTGACCGCCATTCTGAACAATCCGCGAATTTGGGAGTTCACCTGGAGAAAAATATCCTCCGCCGGAGAAGTAGAGCAGCTGATTGAGACGGCACTTGCGGGTAAAGAGAAGGGGCAAGACCTGCCTTTTGTGATGATTGATCTTTCGACCGGCAGAATCGCCGGCACCTCGCGGATTATGCATATCGACCGGACTCACCGGAATGCGGAAATCGGCTGCACCTGGATCTCTCCGGACTACTGGAGAACGCCGGTCAATACGGAGGCCAAATCACTTCTGCTGCAGTACTGCTTCGAGCACCTGGAGCTGATCCGGGTCAACTTCACGATTGTCGGTGATAACCTGAGATCACAAAAAGCTATCGAGCGGATTGGTGCAGTAAAAGAAGGCGTTCTGCGCAAGCACCGGATCACTTCGGGAGGGGCTGTACTGGATAATGTGCTGTACAGCATCATCGATGAAGACTGGCCGGCAGTTAAAGCAAATTTGCATTATCTGCTGCATGAGAAATACAAGTAG
- a CDS encoding DUF6063 family protein, whose amino-acid sequence MSYSLEQLQMASRLFFDLLRRKVISLDDPAAAECLQDTGAYDALQYLAKEGGCRIMNSGHRLHLLVNPLGSGFATNFTQLRNKYSRVERKTHLHIINVIILVFLAEMDQDEQHFKPGQDSMSYIQISDQVSSLFQSWNALDEDGTFSKQWRLDIQAMYKVWTNLYMQTKSQEDGDSLSRGYGSRIGLIHEGMKLLEDEHLVFISENEKRIFPREELYERMRYLYHDVDRYKELKALIGRTLTEKEGEAHAAH is encoded by the coding sequence ATGAGCTATTCATTAGAACAATTACAGATGGCCTCGCGGCTGTTTTTTGATCTGCTTCGCCGGAAAGTAATTTCACTAGATGATCCCGCCGCAGCGGAATGCCTGCAGGATACCGGGGCTTATGATGCCCTGCAGTACCTGGCTAAGGAGGGAGGCTGCCGGATCATGAATTCCGGACACCGCCTGCATTTGCTGGTGAATCCGCTCGGTTCGGGATTTGCCACCAACTTCACCCAGCTGCGGAATAAATATTCAAGGGTTGAGCGTAAAACCCATCTACATATTATCAATGTCATTATTCTGGTATTTCTGGCGGAAATGGATCAGGATGAGCAGCATTTCAAGCCCGGGCAGGACAGCATGTCCTATATTCAGATTTCCGACCAGGTATCCTCATTGTTTCAGTCATGGAATGCACTGGATGAAGACGGGACATTCAGCAAACAGTGGCGTCTGGATATCCAGGCGATGTACAAGGTATGGACCAATCTCTATATGCAGACCAAAAGCCAGGAGGATGGAGACTCTTTATCCAGAGGGTACGGCTCGCGGATCGGTCTGATCCATGAAGGGATGAAGCTGCTGGAGGATGAGCATCTGGTGTTCATTTCAGAGAATGAGAAACGGATTTTCCCGCGGGAAGAATTGTATGAACGAATGCGTTATCTGTATCATGATGTTGACCGTTATAAGGAACTGAAAGCTTTGATCGGCCGGACCTTGACGGAGAAAGAAGGGGAAGCCCATGCCGCGCATTGA